A region of the Pseudomonas asiatica genome:
ATGATCGAGTGGTACGACTTCTACATCTACGCCACCGCCGCCGCCCTGGTGTTCGGCGCGCTGTTCTTCCCCTCCGACAACAGCCTGTTCAGCACCATGGCCGCGTTCGGTACCTTCGCCGTCGGCTTCTTCGCCCGGCCGCTGGGTGGCATCGTCTTTGGCCACGTGGGCGACCGTATCGGCCGCAAGAAGTCGCTGGTCATCACCTTGCTGATGATGGGCATCGTCACCGTGGGCATCGGCCTGCTGCCGACCTACGCACAAATCGGCGCCAGCGCGCCGGTACTGCTGATCCTGCTGCGCATCGTCCAGGGCATTGCCGTGGGCGGCGAGTGGGGCGGGGCGGTGCTGATGGCCGGTGAGCATGCACCCAAGGGCCGGCGCAACTTCTTCGCCTCGTTCGCCCAGTTGGGCAGCCCGGCGGGCCTGATCCTGTCGCTGCTGGCCTTCGGCGCGGTCACCCGCCTGCCGGAAGAAGACCTGATGAACTGGGGCTGGCGCGTGCCGTTCCTGGCCAGCGCGCTGTTGCTGCTGGTGGGCCTGGCGATTCGCCTGGGGGTGAATGAGTCGCCCGAGTTCATCGCCAGCCGCGAGCAGGCGGAAAAGGCCCGGCGCAAGGAGCAGGCCCCGGTGTTCGAAGTGCTGCGCACGGCCTGGCGCCCGCTGTTGCTGTGCATCGGGGCCAATACCTTGGGTATCGCCGGGGTCTACTTCACCAACACCTTCATGATCAGCTACACCACCACGCAATTGCACCTGGAGCGCTCCTTGATCCTGGAGTGCCTGTTCTTCGTGGCGATCATCCAGTTCTGCGTACAGCCGTTGGCTGCCTGGCTATCGGAAAAGATCGGCGCCACCCGCTTCCTGGCCCTGGTCGCGCTGCTGGCGATGGCCTCGCCTTACCCGATGTTCGTGCTGGTCAGCTCGGGCCAGGGCCCGTTGATCGTACTCGGCATCGCCCTGGCCGCCGCGTGCATGGCGTCGTTCTACGCGGTGATCGCCGGCTATGTCAGCGGCATGTTCGACACCCGCGTGCGCTACACCGCCATTTCCCTGGCCTACCAGATCTGCGGCGCCATCGCCGGCGGCCTGACTCCGCTGATCGGTACCTGGCTGGCCCACACCTTCACCGGCCAATGGTGGCCGATGGCGGTGTTCTACACCTTGATCGCAACCATTTCGCTGGTCTGCGTGCTCGCCCTGGCGCGCCAGTACGCCCGCAGCCAGCGCCTGGAACTGGCCTGATCGAACCGCTTTTTTCTGGAGTACCCGCACATGTTGAAAAGCAATGGCGAACGCCTGTGGGCGAGCCTGATGGCCATGGCCGAAATCGGCGCTACCGCCCGTGGCGGCAGCTGCCGCCTGGCCCTGAGCGACGAGGACAAGGCTGGCCGTGAACTGTTCAGCCACTGGTGCCGCGAAGCCGGC
Encoded here:
- a CDS encoding MFS transporter; translation: MKPTASPQPRRAAAAAFIGTMIEWYDFYIYATAAALVFGALFFPSDNSLFSTMAAFGTFAVGFFARPLGGIVFGHVGDRIGRKKSLVITLLMMGIVTVGIGLLPTYAQIGASAPVLLILLRIVQGIAVGGEWGGAVLMAGEHAPKGRRNFFASFAQLGSPAGLILSLLAFGAVTRLPEEDLMNWGWRVPFLASALLLLVGLAIRLGVNESPEFIASREQAEKARRKEQAPVFEVLRTAWRPLLLCIGANTLGIAGVYFTNTFMISYTTTQLHLERSLILECLFFVAIIQFCVQPLAAWLSEKIGATRFLALVALLAMASPYPMFVLVSSGQGPLIVLGIALAAACMASFYAVIAGYVSGMFDTRVRYTAISLAYQICGAIAGGLTPLIGTWLAHTFTGQWWPMAVFYTLIATISLVCVLALARQYARSQRLELA